Proteins encoded within one genomic window of Candidatus Dadabacteria bacterium:
- a CDS encoding Fic family protein — translation MSETSAIKLQNDKRIEELFQEWKASKVMSNFLRNNDYWNKLEEKTRLEWNYNSNRMEGNNLTYDETVALILEDREEGGRSERDYMEMKAHDLAIEKVREFAVNRKLTEADIRSLNRTILKKKFWKEAETPDGKKTRKEIIPGQYKKQPNHVRTETGEIFKFAEPAEVAPKMQELVEWFNTEIQNPALKIPSFLAELHHRFILIHPFDDGNGRIARLWMNYALVRLGYPPMVIRSEDKENYFAALQKADGGDMDALAVYLGNTLIEWLEIGVRLAKGEKVRKPGDLDKEISSFIERKRAKGLEEIKQLSKEVINELYESLYVPLFEILESRFEAFDELFSSKEISFEIGGVKGETDWREELQKYVENWNINANNTVRLQIVYSEYRGTKPFDMDVELSISTHQSQYEVRISPRVRSWLDGSFSERKIYSHVLTRLEIENLIERGRRHFFNQLKREADSAER, via the coding sequence ATGAGTGAAACATCAGCAATAAAATTACAAAACGACAAGCGGATTGAGGAACTGTTTCAAGAGTGGAAGGCATCCAAAGTTATGTCAAATTTCCTTCGCAATAATGACTACTGGAACAAACTGGAGGAAAAAACGCGACTGGAATGGAATTACAATTCAAACCGTATGGAGGGAAACAATCTCACTTACGATGAGACCGTCGCCCTTATCCTTGAAGACAGAGAGGAAGGGGGGCGCTCCGAGCGCGACTACATGGAAATGAAAGCGCACGACTTGGCAATAGAGAAGGTCAGGGAGTTTGCGGTAAACAGAAAACTTACCGAAGCCGACATCAGAAGCCTGAACCGAACCATTCTCAAAAAAAAGTTTTGGAAAGAAGCGGAAACACCGGACGGGAAGAAAACCCGGAAAGAGATTATCCCCGGACAATACAAGAAACAGCCCAATCATGTGCGAACTGAAACGGGAGAGATATTCAAGTTTGCCGAACCGGCGGAAGTTGCGCCGAAAATGCAGGAGTTGGTTGAGTGGTTCAATACGGAGATACAAAACCCGGCTCTAAAGATACCCTCTTTCCTTGCGGAGTTGCATCACCGCTTCATTCTTATCCATCCTTTTGATGACGGCAACGGGCGCATAGCGCGGCTGTGGATGAATTATGCCTTGGTGAGACTCGGCTACCCGCCTATGGTTATCAGGAGCGAGGACAAGGAAAACTATTTTGCGGCTTTACAGAAAGCGGACGGCGGAGACATGGACGCTCTTGCGGTTTATCTTGGCAATACGCTTATTGAGTGGCTGGAGATAGGCGTTAGGCTGGCAAAGGGGGAAAAGGTTAGGAAGCCGGGGGATCTTGACAAAGAAATCTCCTCTTTCATTGAGAGAAAGAGAGCCAAAGGGCTTGAAGAGATAAAGCAACTGTCAAAAGAAGTCATAAATGAGTTGTATGAGAGCCTGTATGTGCCTCTCTTTGAAATACTTGAAAGCAGGTTTGAAGCGTTTGATGAACTGTTTTCCTCCAAAGAGATTTCATTTGAAATAGGCGGCGTGAAAGGCGAAACGGATTGGAGAGAGGAACTTCAAAAGTATGTGGAAAACTGGAATATAAACGCAAACAATACTGTCAGATTGCAGATTGTCTATTCAGAATACAGAGGGACAAAGCCGTTTGATATGGATGTTGAACTTTCCATCTCAACACATCAATCTCAATATGAAGTGAGAATAAGTCCGAGGGTTCGCTCATGGTTGGACGGATCATTTAGTGAAAGAAAAATTTATTCGCATGTATTGACGAGACTGGAAATAGAAAACCTGATTGAGAGAGGAAGAAGGCACTTTTTCAATCAACTTAAAAGGGAGGCGGATTCTGCGGAGAGGTGA